In Penaeus vannamei isolate JL-2024 chromosome 15, ASM4276789v1, whole genome shotgun sequence, the following are encoded in one genomic region:
- the LOC113822152 gene encoding cyclin-dependent kinase inhibitor 1B, whose protein sequence is MRELCVERIAMSTRVALPMHTGCCSMSELRRQLLPSPPPSQDRTAHVRRNLFGPIDRDENLKFAQDEMNKVSQASCKRWNFDFEAEKPKEGRYNWEPVGEAVPQAYEMPRLTALTTHATTTPHTTIAAPKPVHKTVPECSSSTKSEQQPSTSSTPVTGPDTPTPTTTSTSISTAKLSTPAGSSKASPASQSIRKAVKLDRRESSRKKTIATTRITRKTAQPPVTDYLRIRKSKRPASKLEEDPPPALVKRPKTTSS, encoded by the exons ATGCGGGAATTGTGTGTCGAAAGAATCGCCATGAGCACAAGAGTTGCTTTGCCGATGCACACGGGCTGCTGCAGTATGTCGGAGCTACGGCGTCAGctcctccccagccccccaccTAGCCAGGACCGCACTGCCCATGTTCGGAGAAACCTGTTTGGACCGATAGACCGCGACGAAAACCTCAAGTTCGCGCAGGATGAGATGAACAAGGTATCGCAGGCCAGCTGCAAGCGGTGGAACTTTGATTTCGAGGCCGAGAAGCCGAAAGAAGGCCGCTACAACTGGGAGCCTGTTGGTGAAGCCGTGCCACAGGCCTATGAAATGCCTAGACTCACTGCTCTCACCACACACGCCACAACCACACCTCACACCACCATAGCCGCACCCAAACCTGTGCATAAAACTGTACCTGAGTGTTCAAGCTCAACTAAGAGCGAACAGCAACCCTCCACGTCGAGCACGCCCGTCACGGGGCCcgacacacccacgcccaccacaACCAGCACATCCATATCAACTGCCAAACTGTCCACTCCCGCTGGAAGCAGTAAAGCATCGCCAGCCAGCCAGAGCATACGGAAAGCAGTAAAGCTCGACAGAAGAGAAAGCAGCAGGAAGAAAACTATAGCCACGACGAGAATTACAAGGAAAACTGCCCAGCCTCCAGTAACAG ACTACCTGAGGATCCGCAAGAGCAAGCGGCCGGCGTCCAAGTTGGAGGAGGACCCGCCGCCCGCCCTCGTCAAGCGCCCCAAGACGACGTCCTCGTAA